A genome region from Setaria italica strain Yugu1 chromosome III, Setaria_italica_v2.0, whole genome shotgun sequence includes the following:
- the LOC101769449 gene encoding probable protein phosphatase 2C 50: MAAAAAICVEDEASCGAAECAGIEKLDLAGGGGGADGRAGAAGGKRSVYLMDCAPVWGCASTRGRSAEMEDACAAAPRFADVPVRLLASRRDLDGLGLDADALRLPAHLFGVFDGHGGAEVANYCRERLQVLLSQELGLLGDDLGEVGEADMKEHWDELFRKCFQRVDDEVSGRASRLVGGVPESRPVAAENVGSTAVVAVVCSSHLVVANCGDSRVVLCRGKEPVALSIDHKPDRKDERGRIEALGGKVIQWNGYRVSGILAMSRSIGDRYLKPFVIPKPEVTVIPRAKDDDCLVLASDGLWDVVSNEEACKVARRQIQLWHKNNGVTTSLCDEGDESTDPAAQSAADYLMRLALKKGTEDNITVIVVDLKPRKKLKNNS, from the exons atggcggcggcggcggcgatctgcGTGGAGGACGAGGCGTCGTGCGGCGCGGCGGAATGCGCGGGGATCGAGAAGCTggatctcgccggcggcggcggcggggccgacggCAGGGCCGGGGCCGCGGGCGGCAAGAGGAGCGTGTACCTCATGGACTGCGCGCCGGTCTGGGGCTGCGCGTCCACGCGCGGCCGCAGCGCCGAGATGGAGGACGcctgcgcggcggcgccgcggttTGCGGACGTGCCGGTGCGCCTGCTTGCCAGCCGCCGGGACCTCGACGGGCTGggcctcgacgccgacgcgctCAGGCTGCCCGCGCACCTGTTCGGCGTCTtcgacggccacggcggcgccgag GTGGCGAATTACTGCCGGGAAAGGCTCCAGGTGCTCTTGAGCCAGGAGCTGGGGCTGCTTGGCGATGATTTGGGGGAAGTGGGCGAGGCGGACATGAAGGAGCACTGGGACGAGCTGTTCCGCAAATGTTTCCAGAGGGTAGATGACGAGGTGTCAGGGCGGGCGAGCAGGCTCGTCGGTGGTGTCCCGGAGTCCAGGCCAGTTGCCGCGGAGAACGTGGGATCCACGGCGGTTGTCGCGGTCGTGTGCTCATCTCATCTTGTGGTCGCAAACTGTGGAGATTCACGTGTTGTGCTCTGCCGAGGGAAGGAGCCGGTGGCGTTGTCCATTGATCACAAG CCTGACAGAAAGGATGAGCGAGGGAGGATCGAGGCCCTGGGAGGCAAGGTCATCCAATGGAACGGTTACCGGGTGTCCGGTATACTTGCTATGTCGCGATCAATAG GGGATCGATATTTGAAACCGTTCGTCATTCCAAAACCAGAAGTTACGGTCATTCCTAGGGCGAAAGACGACGACTGTCTCGTTCTTGCAAGTGATGGGCTGTGGGACGTTGTGTCGAATGAAGAGGCATGCAAAGTTGCGCGGCGACAAATCCAATTGTGGCACAAGAACAATGGTGTTACAACATCATTGTGTGATGAGGGTGATGAATCCACTGATCCTGCTGCGCAATCCGCTGCTGATTATCTTATGAGGCTCGCACTGAAGAAGGGGACCGAGGACAATATCACTGTCATTGTGGTTGACTTGAAACCTCGGAAGAAGCTTAAGAACAACTCATAA
- the LOC101782403 gene encoding myosin-17-like: MIVVAIYEWWPELSESIDEAPAATLKIVVGSHIWLEDKDLAWIDGEVARIEGQNAHVHATNGKTVIVSIPDIHPKDTEVPTNGIDDMTRLSYLHEPGVLNNLAIRYAKNIIYTYTGNILIAINPFQRLPHLSEPHTMEKYKGANFGELDPHVFAIADVSYRQMMNEGKSNSILVSGESGAGKTETTKMLMRYLAFLGGRSRTGGRTVEQQVLESNPVLEAFGNAKTVRNNNSSRFGKFVEIQFDKSGKISGAAIRTYLLERSRVCQINSPERNYHCFYFLCAAPSEDIKRYKLAEPSSFHYLNQSTCIKLDEISDAKEYLATRSAMNTVGITEQEQEATFRVVAAVLHLGNISFVKGREVDSSLLKDEKARFHLNAAAELLMCDGGNLENVLIKRKINTPEGVITTTVDPNSATVSRDGLAKQIYSRLFDWLVNRLNASIGQDTSSDRLIGVLDIYGFESFKTNSFEQLCINFTNEKLQQHFNQNVFKMEQEEYNREQIDWSYIEFVDNQDVLDLIEKKPGGIIALLDEACMFPKCTHESFSQKLYEKFRNNKRFSKPKLSRTAFNIQHYAGEVTYQSDHFLDKNRDYVVVEHQELLNASKCSFVSGLFPSVLEENTKASKSSIATRFKWQLQELMETLSSTEPHYIRCIKPNNNLKPTTFENINVLQQLRCSGVLEAIRISCAGYPTRKIFHDFLCRFRILAPEVFMERNNEKVTCQKILDKIGLQGYQIGRTKVFLRAGQMAELDARRTEVRNKAARVVQSRFRTHVAREQFLVLRKTSLSFQSFVRVILACKLRVFLRKQAAALHLQKSYRCYLAWNSYSKLRSSAITLQTGLRAFGAYKEYILRKQNKATIRIQAQWRCHRDYSNYCKMKRSVLIYQCAWRRRVARGELRKLKMAARDTEALKVEKEKLEEHVVELTSCLGLEKKLRIDLEKNKAGEISKLQAALREMEQRVEEATKIQERELGKRAIEEALTQEREKITSLTNEVEELKVLLQREQEENSATKSALVIAREENDALTTKIVSADENIEQLRDAVKRFEKNVTELESSLMMEKEQNTTTRRELSEAHQRDEELLRQISDAKEKSTELQTVVQRLQESLIEGEATLLTERQESEATKQSLNEAHVKIEELLNKIEVAEQDISNFQDNIQRLEETVTTLETSLLAEKQQSTATFSQLTEAQQGIEVLQKKFADARRTNDLLQDSLKRCEENATTRDALYVAERQEHDQTKQALLKAQERNWELLRKVDDSEKTINKMLENAQRLEKHATARESLLLKTKQNLDCTVKALTEAQGRNRDLMTSFEDSAKKINMLEDSVNRLEERTAEKDSLLEVERQENKTTKEEIANAQKKINELVHESQQSQETRKQLEDTIKRSEADATSRDALLLSEKQAHETTKKVLTETQCRNEELIKKIQDYDKNTLQLQLTVERLQENASATEVLLLREREQNSATMKAQAESQERILQLLKKLEDVDKKIGLLQGSIQRLGDNTAKDTLLISERHEKDALKKALTESEYKNEELLMKAEEANKKAEHLQNTINSVKEDMTASLEAERQENEAIRRSLVEAQERNEVLFKKVRDSEYRAHQLQDTVQKLQVDAISRLSNFVMEKQEGNGIKSARTEAHGRNDDLIRRNEDLLKRNDDLVKKIENSGVLVSQLRENLESLEGKAADLEAENQVLRQQAIATPPSTAKSQAACPKISMIHRCQEDGHISNGNVAYAEMKSSVAPTETRASMGSSPDLTNHKDYENGQKLFNEVYQPSQHQQPLNHQQLLLKYITQYLGFSSSKPIAAPLIYYSLLHWRSFEEAKTGVFDSIIQVVNSATEAQHDTRGLAYWLSNLSTLSVLLQRSFKVARATVSTPNRRRFSCERIFQVNQTSNSGLAYFSAQSVDGASGFHQIEAKYPALLFKQQLVDQIEKVYGMISDRMKKELNPLLELCIQDPRTSYSNQAKALLSPASGLGQQEQLVHWLSIVKIFNNYLHILRANHVPSILVHKLLTQIFSMVNVQLFNRLLLRRECCSFSNGQYIKDGLTQLKHWCNDVSREFADSAWAALRHIRQAVDFVVISLKPIRSWEEIHNDICPALSLQQLERIVGMYWDDLNGSNVTSAEFISSMRAMLREESNSVSSFSVLLDDDSSIPFSLEDIAKSMPNIEETSVNDLLPFIRENQSFTFILQ; this comes from the exons ATGATTGTGGTGGCGATTTATGAGTGGTGGCCGGAGCTGAGTGAATCGATCGACGAAGCTCCA GCTGCCACATTAAAAATTGTTGTAGGCTCCCATATATGGCTGGAGGATAAAGATTTAGCTTGGATTGATGGCGAGGTTGCCAGAATAGAAGGTCAAAATGCCCATGTCCATGCTACCAATGGAAAGACG GTTATTGTGAGCATACCAGACATTCATCCAAAGGACACGGAAGTGCCAACTAATGGCATTGATGACATGACACGGCTATCATACTTGCATGAACCTGGTGTTCTAAATAATCTCGCTATTCGATATgcaaaaaatataatttat ACCTATACTGGCAACATTCTGATTGCAATTAATCCATTCCAAAGGCTGCCCCATCTTTCTGAACCCCATACTATGGAGAAGTACAAAGGTGCAAATTTTGGTGAGCTAGACCCTCATGTATTTGCAATCGCTGATGTTTCTTACAG GCAGATGATGAATGAGGGAAAGAGCAACTCCATTTTGGTGAGCGGTGAAAGTGGTGCTGGTAAAACTGAAACTACAAAGATGCTTATGAGATATCTTGCTTTTTTGGGTGGGCGATCTAGAACAGGAGGGAGGACAGTTGAACAACAAGTTTTAGAA TCTAATCCAGTCCTTGAAGCCTTTGGCAATGCAAAGACTGTTCGTAACAACAACTCAAG TCGATTCGGCAAATTTGTTGAAATCCAATTTGACAAGAGTGGGAAGATATCAGGTGCTGCCATTAGAACATACTTGCTTGAAAGATCTCGTGTTTGCCAAATCAATAGTCCAGAGAGAAACTACCATTGCTTTTACTTCCTATGTGCAGCACCATCAGAG GATATCAAAAGGTATAAGCTGGCTGAGCCATCATCGTTTCACTATCTCAATCAATCCACGTGCATTAAACTTGACGAAATTAGTGATGCTAAGGAGTATCTTGCAACACGAAGTGCGATGAATACAGTTGGTATTACTGAGCAGGAGCAG GAGGCCACATTCCGGGTAGTTGCTGCTGTGCTCCACCTTGGGAATATCAGTTTTGTGAAAGGGAGAGAGGTAGATTCATCTTTATTAAAGGATGAGAAAGCTAGGTTCCATCTTAATGCAGCAGCAGAGCTCTTGAT GTGTGATGGCGGGAACCTGGAGAATGTGCTGATAAAGAGGAAAATAAATACACCAGAAGGAGTTATAACCACAACAGTTGATCCTAATTCTGCTACTGTTAGCAGGGATGGCTTAGCAAAGCAGATATATTCTCGATTATTTGACTG GCTTGTAAACAGACTAAATGCATCCATAGGACAAGATACATCCTCTGACCGATTGATTGGAGTACTTGATATCTATGGTTTTGAAAGTTTTAAGACTAATAG CTTTGAGCAATTATGCATCAATTTCACCAACGAAAAACTCCAACAGCATTTTAATCAG AATGTCTTTAAAATGGAGCAGGAAGAGTATAACAGGGAGCAGATCGACTGGAGCTACATAGAATTTGTTGACAACCAAGATGTTCTGGACTTGATTGAGAAG AAACCTGGTGGCATTATTGCACTTCTTGATGAAGCTTG TATGTTTCCTAAATGCACACATGAATCATTTTCTCAGAAGCTGTATGAGAAATTCAGGAATAACAAAAGATTTAGCAAACCAAAGCTTTCTCGCACTGCATTTAACATACAACATTATGCGGGAGAA GTAACTTATCAGTCTGACCATTTCCTGGACAAAAACAGAGACTATGTAGTTGTAGAACATCAAGAGTTACTTAATGCTTCCAAGTGTTCATTTGTGTCAGGGTTATTCCCATCAGTACTAGAGGAGAACACAAAAGCATCAAAGTCTTCCATTGCTACTCGCTTCAAG TGGCAACTCCAAGAACTGATGGAGACGTTGAGTTCTACGGAGCCTCATTACATTAGATGTATTAAGCCCAATAACAATCTTAAGCCTACTACTTTTGAGAACATCAATGTACTGCAGCAACTTCGGTGTTCA GGTGTTCTTGAAGCTATTAGAATCAGCTGTGCTGGATATCCTACAAGAAAAATATTTCATGATTTTCTCTGTCGGTTTCGCATTCTTGCTCCTGAAGTTTTCATGGAAAG AAACAATGAAAAGGTGACCTGCCAAAAGATTTTGGACAAAATAGGTCTCCAGGGTTATCAG ATTGGAAGAACAAAGGTTTTCCTGAGAGCTGGTCAGATGGCTGAATTAGATGCTAGAAGAACTGAAGTGCGGAATAAAGCAGCTAGAGTTGTTCAGAGTAGATTTCGCACTCATGTTGCTCGTGAGCAATTCCTTGTACTACGCAAGACATCACTATCTTTTCAATCTTTTGTTAGAG TAATATTGGCTTGTAAGTTACGTGTTTTCCTGAGAAAACAAGCTGCAGCGTTGCATCTACAGAAAAGTTACCGCTGCTatcttgcttggaactcttaTTCTAAGCTACGCTCTTCAGCCATTACGTTGCAGACAGGACTAAGGGCGTTTGGTGCTTATAAAGAATACATTCtcagaaaacaaaataaagcCACTATTCGTATCCAG GCTCAGTGGCGATGCCATAGAGATTATTCGAACTATTGTAAAATGAAGAGATCAGTGTTAATTTATCAGTGTGCATGGAGAAGACGGGTTGCTAGAGGAGAACTCCGAAAGCTCAAAATG GCTGCAAGGGACACAGAAGCCCTgaaggtggagaaggagaaACTTGAGGAGCATGTTGTAGAGCTGACTAGCTGTTTGGGCTTGGAAAAGAAACTTAGG attgatctagaGAAGAACAAAGCAGGAGAAATTTCCAAACTACAGGCTGCTCTTCGTGAGATGGAGCAGCGGGTGGAAGAAGCCACAAAGATACAGGAAAGAGAATTAGGCAAAAGGGCCATTGAAGAAGCTTTAACtcaagaaagagaaaagatCACTTCATTGACTAACGAAGTGGAGGAGCTGAAG GTACTACTACAAAGAGAACAAGAAGAAAACAGTGCAACTAAGAGTGCACTTGTTATTGCTCGGGAAGAAAATGATGCACTGACTACAAAAATTGTGTCCGCGGACGAAAACATTGAGCAGCTTAGAGATGCTGTAAAAAG ATTTGAAAAGAATGTGACAGAACTGGAGTCTTCATTGATGATGGAAAAGGAACAAAACACGACAACTAGAAGGGAACTAAGTGAAGCGCACCAGAGGGATGAAGAACTACTGAGACAAATCTCAGATGCCAAAGAAAAATCCACAGAGCTTCAGACTGTTGTGCAAAG GCTGCAAGAAAGCTTAATTGAGGGAGAGGCTACTTTACTTACAGAAAGACAAGAAAGTGAAGCGACCAAACAATCACTCAATGAAGCTCATGTAAAAATTGAGGAACTTCTCAATAAAATTGAAGTAGCTGAACAAGACATTAGTAACTTCCAAGACAACATCCAAAG ACTTGAAGAAACTGTGACAACATTGGAGACTTCATTGTTAGCTGAAAAACAACAAAGTACTGCAACCTTTTCACAATTAACTGAAGCACAACAGGGTATTGAAGTACTGCAGAAGAAATTTGCAGATGCCCGTAGGACAAATGATCTGCTTCAAGATTCTTTGAAAAG GTGTGAGGAAAATGCAACCACAAGGGATGCCCTGTATGTAGCAGAAAGGCAAGAGCATGATCAAACCAAGCAAGCACTTTTGAAAGCTCAGGAAAGAAATTGGGAATTGCTAAGGAAAGTTGATGATAGTGAAAAAACTATAAACAAGATGCTGGAGAACGCTCAAAG ACTTGAGAAACATGCAACGGCAAGGGAATCTTTGCTGCTTAAGACAAAACAAAATCTCGACTGTACAGTAAAAGCGCTAACTGAAGCTCAAGGGAGAAACCGAGACTTGATGACAAGTTTCGAGGATTCAGCTAAAAAAATCAATATGCTTGAGGATTCAGTTAACAG ACTAGAAGAACGCACAGCGGAGAAAGACTCTTTGTTGGAAGTAGAAAGACAAGAAAACAAAACGACTAAAGAAGAAATAGCCAACGCCCAGAAAAAGATCAATGAATTAGTACACGAGTCACAACAGTCCCAAGAAACCAGAAAACAATTGGAAGATACCATCAAGAG GTCTGAAGCGGATGCTACTTCCAGAGATGCACTTTTGTTATCAGAGAAACAAGCACATGAGACGACCAAGAAAGTTCTGACCGAAACTCAGTGTAGAAATGAAGAATTAATCAAGAAAATTCAGGATTATGATAAAAATACTCTTCAGCTTCAGCTAACTGTTGAGAG GCTTCAGGAAAACGCATCTGCTACAGAGGTTTTACTGTTGAGAGAACGAGAACAAAACAGTGCAACCATGAAGGCACAAGCTGAAAGTCAAGAAAGAATTTTGCAGTTACTAAAGAAGCTTGAGGACGTTGACAAAAAAATTGGTCTTCTTCAAGGCAGCATACAAAG GCTTGGTGATAATACAGCGAAAGACACTTTGCTGATATCTGAGAGACATGAGAAGGATGCACTGAAGAAAGCACTCACTGAGAGTGAATACAAAAATGAAGAGTTACTGATGAAAGCAGAAGAAGCCAACAAAAAAGCTGAGCATCTTCAAAACACTATAAATTC GGTTAAGGAGGATATGACAGCTTCTTTGGAAGCTGAAAGACAAGAAAATGAAGCAATCAGGAGGTCCCTTGTTGAAGCTCAGGAGAGAAATGAGGTGTTATTTAAGAAAGTTAGGGATAGCGAATACAGGGCCCACCAGCTTCAAGATACTGTGCAGAA GCTTCAAGTAGATGCCATATCAAGATTGTCTAACTTTGTAATGGAGAAACAAGAAGGCAATGGTATAAAAAGTGCACGTACTGAGGCTCATGGAAGAAATGATGATCTAATAAGGAGAAATGAAGACCTCCTAAAAAGAAATGATGACTTGGTAAAAAAGATTGAAAATTCTGGTGTACTTGTTTCTCAGCTTCGTGAGAACTTAGAAAG TTTAGAAGGAAAAGCTGCCGACTTAGAGGCTGAAAATCAAGTACTTCGTCAACAAGCAATTGCAACTCCTCCATCTACAGCCAAGTCTCAAGCTGCATGCCCTAAAATCAGTATGATCCAT AGATGTCAAGAAGATGGTCATATTTCAAATGGCAACGTAGCATATGCTGAAATGAAGTCCTCAGTTGCTCCAACAGAAACAAGAGCCTCAATG GGTAGCTCCCCTGATTTGACTAACCACAAGGATTATGAAAATGGGCAAAAGTTATTTAACGAAGTATATCAG CCTTCTCAGCACCAGCAACCCTTGAATCATCAGCAGTTATTGCTGAAATACATTACCCAGTATCTTGGATTCTCTAGCAGCAAACCGATTGCTGCTCCTCTTATATACTACTCTCTTCTTCATTGGAGATCTTTTGAAGAAGCAAAGACAGGTGTCTTTGACAGTATTATACAAGTTGTAAACTCAGCAACTGAG GCTCAACATGATACAAGAGGCTTGGCCTATTGGTTATCCAACTTGTCCACATTATCAGTTCTACTGCAACGCTCATTTAAAGTCGCCAGGGCAACAGTCTCAACTCCGAATAGACGAAGATTTTCCTGCGAGAGGATTTTTCAAGTCAATCAAACTTCAAACAGTGGGCTTGCTTATTTCAGTGCTCAATCAGTGGATGGAGCTAGTGGCTTTCACCAAATTGAGGCAAAATATCCAGCTTTGCTCTTCAAGCAGCAGCTGGTGGATCAGATTGAAAAGGTGTATGGAATGATAAGCGACAGAATGAAGAAGGAGCTAAACCCACTACTTGAGTTGTGCATACAG GATCCGAGAACTTCTTACTCAAATCAAGCGAAGGCCTTGCTATCTCCTGCTAGTGGTTTGGGCCAACAGGAACAACTCGTGCATTGGCTGAGCATCGTGAAAATCTTCAACAACTATCTGCACATTCTCAGAGCTAATCAT GTTCCCTCAATTTTGGTTCACAAATTGCTTACCCAGATATTTTCTATGGTCAATGTGCAATTATTTAACAG GCTCCTCTTGCGCCGTGAGTGCTGTTCCTTTAGCAACGGGCAATACATCAAAGATGGGCTAACTCAACTAAAACATTGGTGCAATGACGTCAGTCGAGAG TTTGCAGATTCCGCATGGGCAGCACTGAGGCATATAAGACAAGCTGTTGACTTCGTG GTAATTTCTCTCAAACCAATAAGGTCATGGGAAGAGATACACAATGATATTTGCCCG GCTCTCAGTTTGCAGCAGCTTGAGAGGATAGTCGGTATGTATTGGGACGATTTAAATGGCTCAAACGTAACTTCAGCTGAG TTCATATCAAGCATGAGAGCTATGTTGCGTGAGGAATCAAATAGTGTCTCCAGCTTTTCAGTTCTGCTGGATGATGATTCCAG CATACCCTTTTCGCTTGAAGATATTGCAAAGTCGATGCCAAACATTGAGGAGACGTCAGTTAATGACCTGCTACCTTTTATCCGTGAGAACCAGAGCTTTACCTTTATATTGCAGTAG
- the LOC101769849 gene encoding probable WRKY transcription factor 50, with the protein MAAVGARPVLYHHPAPAGDAAASMSSYFSHGGSSTSSSASSFSAALGAAAPAEPFDISEFLFDDGAGGGGGAAAPGVFATAPDGGAPPPVVPAAGSAISAAAVPAARGAAEAVPERPRTERIAFRTRSEIEILDDGYKWRKYGKKSVKNSPNPRNYYRCSTEGCNVKKRVERDKDDPSYVVTTYEGTHNHVSPSTVYYASQDAASGRFFVAGTQPPGSIN; encoded by the exons ATGGCGGCAGTCGGGGCGCGCCCAGTGCTGTACCAccacccggcgccggcgggcgacgccgccgcctccatgtcCTCCTACTTCTCCCACGGGGGAAGCTCCACCTCCAGCTCCGCgtccagcttctccgccgcgctcggcgccgccgcgcccgccgagCCGTTCGACATCTCCGAGTTCCTCTTCGACGAcggtgcgggcggcggaggaggagcggccgcGCCGGGCGTGTTCGCCACGGcgcccgacggcggcgcgccgcccccCGTCGTGCCCGCTGCTGGCAGTGCAATTAGTGCGGCCGCCGTACCTGCCGCTAG gggcgcggcggaggcggtgccgGAGCGGCCGCGGACGGAGCGTATCGCGTTCCGGACGAGGTCGGAGATCGAGATTCTGGACGACGGCTACAAGTGGAGGAAGTACGGCAAGAAGTCCGTAAAGAACAGCCCCAACCCAAG gAACTACTACCGGTGCTCGACGGAAGGGTGCAACGTGAAGAAGCGGGTGGAGCGGGACAAGGACGACCCCAGCTACGTGGTGACCACGTACGAGGGCACGCACAACCACGTGAGCCCCAGCACGGTGTACTACGCCAGCCAGgacgccgcctccggccgcttCTTCGTCGCCGGCACGCAGCCGCCCGGCTCCATCAACTAG